Below is a genomic region from Paludicola sp. MB14-C6.
AGGTTATTATTTACTTGTAAACGAGTAACCATCCAATTAAATTAAAATAAAAAGAATTCGGTTGTTTGCAGTATAATTATTAAGCATATAGATATTTTTGTTGAAAAATGTCCAAGCTGCTTTACACGCTTGTTTTTATTTTATCATCTTTCCTTATTAATGTAAAGGGAAATGCAAAGAAATATTGTTAATGTAAATGGTTGCATTTCCATTAATAATATAATTAAATCTGCATCTTTTGAAACGTCTATTTTCTGAAAAAAGAAAATATAATACTGACAAATAAATGAATATATTAGTTGAAATAATAAGCCCAATTTTACTTGAAGGCTTTCATATTGAATCGTTTGTCATAAACTAACTTTAACATAAAAACAACATTTTTTATTACGATGCTGTAAATAAAACTAGGATTCATTGACATTTTATCAAAAAACCTTTATAGTAAAAGAGTCTAAGTAAAAATGCATATAATATGCTATAGGCAGTACGAATTGATTTCGTATGAAATAATTTAGGACCACTGAAAGGGGTTTCGTAATGGACGACGTCGGGCGATATTTAGGTAGTATTGTAATTTTTTTACTACTAACCGTAATCGCAATGTTTTTTTCAGGTCATGAAGCAGCAATTGTATCATTGAACGAAAGTAGATTAAAACGATTAGCGGAAGAAGATAACCCAAAGGCTAAAAAACTGTTGACAATCAAAGAGCATCAGTTTCATTTTTTACTGAAAATGGATATCTGTGCTACGTTTTGTATTGTAGCAGCTTGTTTGGTTGGAACATATGTATATTCACCTGTGTTGCAAGTATTATTCGAAAAATGGTTTGGAAAAGCGGGTTGGATTTCTGTAGTTTCGTTTTTGATCATTTTCGTTCTTTCTGTTTTTATAGCTTTTGTTATTGGTAAAACACTGCCGAAAAAACTAGTTGCAAATAAGCCGGAATCATTTGCATTGTTTTCTGTAGATTTTATTCGAGTGTTAGGTGCTTTATTTAAACCGATTACTTTTATGATTATGAAAACAGCAAAAGGTTTTATCAAACTAATCGGTATTAATCCAAGCAGTGAAAACAGTGATGTAACCGAAGAAGAGATTCGTATGCTTGTGGATGTTGGAAATGAAAATGGCACCATTGAGTTATCTGAACGTGAAATGATTAACAATGTGTTCGAGTTTAATGATCGAACTGCAGAAGAAATTATGACTCACAGAACCGATATCATAGCTGTGGAAAAAGAAGATCCATTATCTGAAGTGATTCAACTTGGCATTGAAGAGGGCTTTTCTCGTATACCGGTTTATGATGATGTGATAGATAATATTGTGGGTATAATATATGTGAAAGATTTGCTGACTTTGATTGGCACATTAGATATTAGCGGCAAAAAAACGGAAGAGTTTATGCGTGGCGTAATTTATGCTCCTGAATCAGCACGTTGTAGAATGCTCTTTAAGGAGCTAAAAGAAAAGAAAACACATATGGCCGTTATTGTAGATGAATACGGTGGAACTGCTGGTGTCGTTACAATGGAGGATTTATTGGAATCTATTGTTGGTAATATACAAGATGAATATGACCAAGAGGATGATGAAGTTAAAAAAATCGATGAAAATAACTATTCTTTAGATGGCGGATTGAGTATAGAAGAAATTGAGAAATTATTTGATATCAGCTTATCTGTGGATGAAGATACGGAAACACTCGGTGGATTAATTGTCAATACATTGGGAAGAATTCCATCCGAAGAGGAATTTCCGACTGTAGCGGTTTGTGGTGTGGAATTTACTGTTGCAAAAGTTGAGGACAGACGTGTGGTTCGAGTGAATGCAAAAGTTTTGCCTCAAACGCAACAGATAGAAGATAAATAAAACGTGTATTTTTAGTTAAAAGAATTTACACATAGACGGAGTAATAAATGAAGGTATTGATGATTGGTGATGTTATATCACAATTAGGATGTGATTTTCTTCGCCAAAAATTACCGCAACTAAAGCGGGAAATGAAAATAGATGTTGTCATTGCAAATGGAGAAAACTCAGCAGTTGGAAACGGAATATTGCCGACAAGTGCAAAGTCTTTGCTTGATAGTGGGGTTGACATTATAACAACTGGCAACCATGTATATAAACGATTTGAAATATTAAACTATTTTGAAGAAAATGATCAGGTAATTCGTCCTGCAAACTTTCCGGATTCAGCAAGTGGAAAAGGTTATTATATTTATGATGGCGGTTACTATCAGCTAGCGGTTATCAATTTGTTGGGAACTTCTTTCATGGAGCCGCTTGCATGCCCTTTTGAAACAATGGACAAACTGCTCGAAAAAATCGATTGTAAATATATTTTAGTTGATTTCCATGCAGAAGCCACAGGTGAGAAAAAAGCTTTGGGTTATTATTTAGATGGCAAAGTAAGTGCAGTAGTTGGTACTCATACACATGTGCAGACTGCGGATGAACAGATTTTGCCTCAGGGAACAGGCTTTATAACGGATTTGGGTATGACAGGGCCGATTGATTCAGTACTTGGAGTAAATCCACAAAATGTAATTACTCGATTAAGAACCCATATGCCAACTCGATTTGAGGTAGCCGAAGGTAAATGTCGAATGGAATGTGTATTGTTGGAATTGTGCGAAAAAACGGGAAAATGTAACCATATTACGAGATTACGGATTGAATAATCTTAACATTTCGTGTATAATATTGAGAAGATAGATGTACGATACGTATTTATGTGAAGCAGCTTTGTTAAAAGCAAAAATAAGTATTGCATCAAAGGAGATGTCTTTTATGGTAAAGCTTGAAAATCATTTGGGCGTAATTGATGTATCACATGAGTATTTTGTGAACTTAGTTGGTAGTGCTGTTATTAGTTGCTTTGGTGTTGCTGCAATGGCAACTGCAGACGCAACGCAAGGATTTTTACAGAAGTTCAAAAGAAATGATAACTTAGATAAAGGCATACGTGTGCGTGTGAAAAATCAAAAACTTGTTATTGATTTGCATATTATTGTTACTTATGGAACAAATATTTCAGCAATAGTAAAAAGCATCATGCATAAAGTACAATATACCGTCGAAGAAAATACTGGTTTCAGCGTAGCAAGAGTGAATGTTTTTGTTGACGGGATGAAGACTGTATAAAAATTTGAAAATAAAATAAAAAATAACGCCGAAGCAGCGCTGAAGCGTACATTTAATGTACAATGAGAATATTTTGTGCATGGTAAAGAGGAGTGCAGTAGGGTGATACAAGGAAATGTTTTAGCAAAAGCTATTATTTCAGGTGCGAATAATATCACGAATAATAAACAAATGGTGGATGAATTGAACGTATTTCCTGTTCCAGATGGTGATACAGGAACGAATATGTCAATGACAATTAACGCAGGCAAAAAGGAATTGGAGTTATTAGATAATCCAACCGTAGAAAAAGCTGCTGAAGTTGCAGCATCTGCTTTATTACGTGGAGCAAGAGGAAACTCCGGAGTTATTTTATCTTTGTTGTTCAGAGGCTTTGCAAAAGGATTAAAAGGAAAAACAGAAGCCAATGGGCAGGATTTAGCCAAAGCGTTGACACTAGGTGTTGAAGCTGCATATAAAGCAGTTATGAAGCCAACAGAAGGAACGATTCTAACCGTTGCAAGAGTTGCTGCTGAACATGCAACAGAATTAGCTTTACAAACCAATGATACAACGATTGTATTTGATGAAATTGTAGCAAGAGCAAAAGAAGCATTAGACCAAACACCTGAAATGCTTCCTGTATTGAAAAAAGCAGGAGTAGTGGATGCAGGTGGTATGGGTTTACTTGTAATATTCAAAGGAATGCAAGCAGTAATCTGCTCAGGTGAAGAAGTTAAAACAGTTGAAAAAACAACTACGAATAAGGCTGTAGCTCCTGTATTGAATGCTGTTGCGGAATATGAAGGCGAAATTACCTTTACTTATTGTACAGAGTTTATTGTAGATAAAAAAGAGGATTGTCCTGATGCATTAAAGCTAAGAGCATATCTTGAGACAATAGGCGATAGCGTTGTATGTGTGGATGATGAAACGATTATAAAAGTACATGTTCATACGAACAATCCTGGTAATGCATTGCAAGAAGGATTGAAGTTTGGCCAGTTAATCAATATGAAAATCGAAAATATGCGTGAGCAGCATCAAGCAAAAATCAATGAATCAGAACGAACAAAGGCGAGCGATGAGTATTTACCGGTAGATCCAGAAAAACAATTCGGTTTTGTTGCAGTATGTGCAGGAGCAGGTTTACAAGGGTTGTTTGCTGATTTAGGTGTTGATAAAATTGTGAGTGGTGGTCAGACAATGAATCCAAGCACAGACGACATTTTACGTGCAATTGAAGCTACTCCGGCTGAAACAGTATTTGTATTACCAAATAATAAAAATATTATTATGGCTGCGGAACAAGCAGTAAAACTTGCAGATAGAAGAGTATGTGTATTGCAAACACGAACAATACCGCAAGGGATTTCAGCAATGCTTGCATTTGATCCAGAAGCGAGTTATAGCGAAAACCGTTTGAATATGACAAAGCAATTTGATAGAGTTCAAACCGGTTTAGTAACATTTGCTGCAAGAGATAGCGAGTTTGATGGACATTCCATTAAAAAAGGTGAAATATTAGGACTTGATAACGGTAAGCTCAGTTTCACAGAAAAAGATTTAAATAAAGCACTTCTTCGTTTAACCAAAACGTTAGCAAAAAAATCCGACGGAACATTCATTACGATTATTTATGGTAGTGACGTAACAGATGAGCAAGCGGAGAAAGTTTATAATTCCATTTCAGAAAAATACGGAAATGAATATGAAATAAACCTAATCAATGGTGGGCAACCGGTTTATTATTACATTCTTTCTGTTGAATAATTAGATAAACCCGAGAGCGAACGTTGTTCGCTCTTTTGTATATTTTAATTTGGTTTTTATTGCGTTTCAAAAATTATCGTGGTAAGATGAAGAAAAGGGTATTTCATTATAAGAAATGAGGTAACGAAAATGCGAAAAGAGATCTATTTAAAAGATATTAAAAATAAGCAATTAAAAATGCTGATTTGGATTGGTTGTGTTTTGGTAGTCGCTTTAATCGTGTTAATTGTTTCGGCAATTTCTGCTTCAATTGGAATTGCTATTTTGCTTCCAGTTTCGATTATTGCGGGAATCTCTGCTGTTATTGCATTTGTTGGCTTTTTTGTTGCAGTACCCGTTTGGTTAATTATGAATCGTAAAAAAAGAAACCATAAAATAGATAAATGAGGATAGAAAAGTGAGCGTTACGTTAAATGACCGAATTGAAAAGCTAAAGGGTGTTGGCGAACGGCGTGCAAAGCTATATCATAAGTTAGGAGTAGATACCATCTACTCCTTATTGCAATTTTATCCAAGAACCTATTTAGATTACTCAAAGCCTGTGCCAATTGCAGATACAATTATAAACGATAATAACGTTATATTAGCAACTGTATTTCGAAAACAAGGTGAGAAAAGAATTCGAAAGGGACTTTCTGTATTTAAGGTCTATGTAAATGATGGAATGAGTAATCTTATTATTACAATATTCAATTCCAAATGGCAGTATGAAGCGTTAAAAGAAGGAGAACAATACTATTTTTACGGTAAGGTTACGGGAACTTTACTGAAAAGAGAAATGACAGCTCCTTTATTTGTTACCGTAGAAGAGGGCGATATGTTTCGCCCAATCTACAGCTTAACTGAAGGCTTGACCAATAAAATGATACAAACCAATGTGAAAGAGGCATTAGAGGTATGGGGCGATTGCTTGGATGATGCAATTCCGAATGAAATAAAAATGAAGCATAACCTTTGTCATCTTCGTTATGCAATTGAAAATATACACTTTCCCAAAGATGAGGAAGCATTGCAGCTCGCTCGATTTCGGTTAATGTTTGAAGAATTATTGGTATTGCAGTTAGGCTTGATTTTATTAAGAAATAAAGTAAGAACCGAAACGGGAATCATGATAAAAGATTGTGATATGGTACCTTTTTATGAATCTTTACCGTTCACATTAACAAATGGGCAGCAGCAAGCAATAAACGAGGGACTTGCCGATATGAAGCGAAACATACCAATGAACCGTTTGTGCCAAGGAGATGTAGGCTGTGGTAAAACGATGGTTGCCGCTGCATTAAGTTATGCTTGTCATCATAACGGATTTCAATCTGCAATTATGGCACCTACACAAATATTGGCAGAGCAGCATTATGAAACGTTAAGTAATTTGTTGACACCACTTGGAATACACTGTTGTTTACTAACAGGTTCTCAAAAAGCATCTGAAAAAGCGGCATTACTAGAGGGTATTGAAAACGGGGAATATAGCGTAGTCATTGGCACACATGCTTTGGTGCAAGATACCGTAGTTTTTCGTAAACTTGGGTTGGTAGTAACGGATGAGCAGCATCGTTTTGGTGTATCGCAAAGGGCAAAGTTGGCTAACAAGGGCGATAATCCGCATTTACTTGTTATGTCTGCAACGCCAATTCCGAGAACACTTGCATTAATCATCTATGGGGATTTAGATGTATCTGTTATCAAAGAGCTGCCTAAGGGTAGAAAGCCGATTGAAACTTATGCAATAGGAACAGATAAAAGACTTCGTGCGTTAAGCTTTATTAAAAAACACATTGATCAGGGAAGACAAGCATATATTGTTTGCCCGCTTATTGAAGAGAGTGAAAGCGACCTTATATCCATTCAAGAATATATCAAGGGCTTGCAGAAATCCCCTTTGAGTAACTATAGAATTGCTGCTTTAAACGGTAAGCTGAAAGGTACTGAAAAAGAAGCAATTATGGGTGCCTTTAAACGCAATGAAATTCAAGTGTTGGTTTCTACAACGGTTGTCGAGGTAGGTGTAGATGTACCAAATGCCAAT
It encodes:
- a CDS encoding hemolysin family protein is translated as MDDVGRYLGSIVIFLLLTVIAMFFSGHEAAIVSLNESRLKRLAEEDNPKAKKLLTIKEHQFHFLLKMDICATFCIVAACLVGTYVYSPVLQVLFEKWFGKAGWISVVSFLIIFVLSVFIAFVIGKTLPKKLVANKPESFALFSVDFIRVLGALFKPITFMIMKTAKGFIKLIGINPSSENSDVTEEEIRMLVDVGNENGTIELSEREMINNVFEFNDRTAEEIMTHRTDIIAVEKEDPLSEVIQLGIEEGFSRIPVYDDVIDNIVGIIYVKDLLTLIGTLDISGKKTEEFMRGVIYAPESARCRMLFKELKEKKTHMAVIVDEYGGTAGVVTMEDLLESIVGNIQDEYDQEDDEVKKIDENNYSLDGGLSIEEIEKLFDISLSVDEDTETLGGLIVNTLGRIPSEEEFPTVAVCGVEFTVAKVEDRRVVRVNAKVLPQTQQIEDK
- a CDS encoding Asp23/Gls24 family envelope stress response protein: MYDTYLCEAALLKAKISIASKEMSFMVKLENHLGVIDVSHEYFVNLVGSAVISCFGVAAMATADATQGFLQKFKRNDNLDKGIRVRVKNQKLVIDLHIIVTYGTNISAIVKSIMHKVQYTVEENTGFSVARVNVFVDGMKTV
- the recG gene encoding ATP-dependent DNA helicase RecG → MSVTLNDRIEKLKGVGERRAKLYHKLGVDTIYSLLQFYPRTYLDYSKPVPIADTIINDNNVILATVFRKQGEKRIRKGLSVFKVYVNDGMSNLIITIFNSKWQYEALKEGEQYYFYGKVTGTLLKREMTAPLFVTVEEGDMFRPIYSLTEGLTNKMIQTNVKEALEVWGDCLDDAIPNEIKMKHNLCHLRYAIENIHFPKDEEALQLARFRLMFEELLVLQLGLILLRNKVRTETGIMIKDCDMVPFYESLPFTLTNGQQQAINEGLADMKRNIPMNRLCQGDVGCGKTMVAAALSYACHHNGFQSAIMAPTQILAEQHYETLSNLLTPLGIHCCLLTGSQKASEKAALLEGIENGEYSVVIGTHALVQDTVVFRKLGLVVTDEQHRFGVSQRAKLANKGDNPHLLVMSATPIPRTLALIIYGDLDVSVIKELPKGRKPIETYAIGTDKRLRALSFIKKHIDQGRQAYIVCPLIEESESDLISIQEYIKGLQKSPLSNYRIAALNGKLKGTEKEAIMGAFKRNEIQVLVSTTVVEVGVDVPNANIMLIENAERFGLSQLHQLRGRVGRGEYQSFCILVSDHQGEENKKRLQTMTKTNDGFLIAEEDLKLRGPGDFFGVKQHGLPALKIANLVDNMDMLHMTQEVAKEILESDSKLQLPEHRGLRNEVKRLFYQNEQRALN
- a CDS encoding DAK2 domain-containing protein, coding for MIQGNVLAKAIISGANNITNNKQMVDELNVFPVPDGDTGTNMSMTINAGKKELELLDNPTVEKAAEVAASALLRGARGNSGVILSLLFRGFAKGLKGKTEANGQDLAKALTLGVEAAYKAVMKPTEGTILTVARVAAEHATELALQTNDTTIVFDEIVARAKEALDQTPEMLPVLKKAGVVDAGGMGLLVIFKGMQAVICSGEEVKTVEKTTTNKAVAPVLNAVAEYEGEITFTYCTEFIVDKKEDCPDALKLRAYLETIGDSVVCVDDETIIKVHVHTNNPGNALQEGLKFGQLINMKIENMREQHQAKINESERTKASDEYLPVDPEKQFGFVAVCAGAGLQGLFADLGVDKIVSGGQTMNPSTDDILRAIEATPAETVFVLPNNKNIIMAAEQAVKLADRRVCVLQTRTIPQGISAMLAFDPEASYSENRLNMTKQFDRVQTGLVTFAARDSEFDGHSIKKGEILGLDNGKLSFTEKDLNKALLRLTKTLAKKSDGTFITIIYGSDVTDEQAEKVYNSISEKYGNEYEINLINGGQPVYYYILSVE
- a CDS encoding TIGR00282 family metallophosphoesterase — translated: MKVLMIGDVISQLGCDFLRQKLPQLKREMKIDVVIANGENSAVGNGILPTSAKSLLDSGVDIITTGNHVYKRFEILNYFEENDQVIRPANFPDSASGKGYYIYDGGYYQLAVINLLGTSFMEPLACPFETMDKLLEKIDCKYILVDFHAEATGEKKALGYYLDGKVSAVVGTHTHVQTADEQILPQGTGFITDLGMTGPIDSVLGVNPQNVITRLRTHMPTRFEVAEGKCRMECVLLELCEKTGKCNHITRLRIE